From Amycolatopsis sp. WQ 127309:
GACGGCGGCGGGGCTGTGGACGTCTCGGTCGGCGCCGGGGCCGCGCTGGACGTCGTCGGCGCCGCGGCCGAGGTCGTCGGGGCCGGCTGCTGCTGTCCCCCGTGGTTCTGGGCGTGGCCGTTCAGGTCCGTGCCGCTGGTGCCACCGGACCCGCCGGGCTCGTTCGGGAGCACCAGAGCCGCGGCGGCCGCCTCGGAGGTGTTTCCTTCGGCGGTGGCCATCCAGGTGCCGGTCGCGGCGGAAAAGACGCCGAGCAGCACACTGAGTGACACCATCACCACGCGAGCACGTTCACCAATGGGGGACACGGCGCAGGAACGTATCACGGAACGATTACAGCGAGAACCCTCCTAACGAACTGTGACTCTTCGCATTGTGGTGAACACACGATTTCGGGAACGGTTTCCGTCAGCTCCGGCGCGACCGCCGGACGCCCAGTAGCAGCAGGACACCGCATCCCAGCAGCGACAACGCCGTCAGGCCCGCGGGAACCGGGTCGTAACCGGTGTCCGGCAACGGCGTCGGCTCCGGGTCCTGACCAGGGGGAACCGGCGTCGTCACGACGCGGACGGTGGTGGATGCGCTGTCCCGCACGGGTTTCCCGGGCTGCTCGGTGTCGGGCGTCCCGGTGGCCGTCGCGGTGTTGCTCACATCACCACTGGCCGGCGCGGTCGTCGTGCACGTCCATTCCTGCTGGCCGGCGACGGGAAGCCGCGGGAACTTCCGGGCGCAGGCGGGATACGCCGGATCCGTGACGTCGACGTCGGCCAGGTCGACGTTCCCGGTGTTGCGCACGACGAGCGTGAAGGTCACCGTCCCACCAGGACGGATCGTCGGGTCGGCCTTCTTCTGCAGGTCGATCGCGGGTTTCGCCACCTTGGCCGGCGCGTCGTCGGTCGCCGTGACGGGTTTTCCGTTCGGATCGTGCCCGGTCGCGGTCACCGTATTCGTGACGTCGTCATTGCCCATCGTCACGGAACAGGAGATCGGTTTCGACGATTCTCCCGGCGCGAGCGTGCCGATCTCGACCGAGCATTTCGGCGCGATCGGGTCATTCAGCGTTACGCCGGTCAGCGTAACGTCGCCGGTGTTCTTCGCGACGACGGTGAATACGGCTTCCTGCCCCGGGAGAAGCGGTTTCGCCGGGCCGGTTTTCGTCACGGTGATGCCCGGGCCGATCACGTCCACGCTGGCGTCATCGGTCGCCGTCACCGGGCGCCCGGTCGGATCGTCACCGGTCACCGACGCGACGTTGGTGACGTCCTCGCGGACCGTCGCCGAGCACTGGCGCGTCTCCTTGCCCCCGACGTCCAGCTTCGCGACGGTGAAGGCACAACCCGGCGTCCTGTCGTCGGTGACGGCCACAGTGGACAACGGCACGTCACCGGTGTTGGTCACCACGATCGTGTAGGTGACCTCGTCGCCCGGGCGGACCTGCGCGGACGAGACCGACTTGTCGATCTTCACCGCCGGGTGGATGACGTCGACGTCCGCCTGCGCCTCGCTGGTCACGAGGTCGCCCGTCGGTGGCGTTCCGGTCACCTTCGCGACGTTCGTGACGTCGTCGGCGGGCGCGGTCATCGTGCACTCGTAGTGCTCGACGCCCTTGGCCGGCAGCGCGCCGATGCTGCGCACGCACTCGGGGGCGATCGTGTCGGCGACGGTCACCGAGTGCAGGTCGACGTCGCCGGTGTTGGTCACCACGATGTCGAACGGCACCGAGTCGCCGGTGCGGAACGGGCCGCCGCGGACGTTCTTGGTGATGCTCAGGCCCGGGTGCTGGACGACGAAGGTGGCGCTGTCGGTCGCCGTCACCGGCCGGTTCGTCGGGTCCTGGCCGGTGGCCGTGGCCGTGTTGGTGAAGCCGTCCCGGCCCGCCACCGTGGTGCACGTGTACGTCTCTTCGTCGTCGGGCGCCAGCGTCGCGACGGTGTGCGCGCAGGCCGGGGTGCGGTCGTCGGCGACCGCCACGTCGGTCAGCGGCACGTCACCGGTGTTCTTCACCAGGATGGAGAAGGTGACGGTGTCGCCTTCGCGGACCTCGTACGGCGTCACGTCCTTCATCAGCGCGAGCTGCGGGTGGATGACGTCGACCACGGCGGTGGCGGTCGAGGTCACCGGGCGGCCGGTCGGGTCGGTGCCGGTGACGCCGGCGGTGTTCGTGAAGTCGTCCGACGGGGCCTTGGTGGTGCAGGTGTAGGTCTGAACGCCGGCGAGCGCCAGGGTGTCGAACGTCTTGGCACAGTCCGGTGTCTCGTCGTCGGTGACGGCCACAGTGGACAGTGGGACGTCGCCGGTGTTCGTCACGACGATGGTGAAGGTGACTTCGTCACCTTCACGCACTGTCGTCGGCGAAGCTTCCTTCGTGATCTTCACGGCCGGGTGGATGACGTCGACCTTGGCCGTGTCGTCGGCGTCCAGCGGCGGGCCGGTCGGCGGCTGCCCGGTCACCTCGGCCCGGTTGACGACGTCGTCCGCCGGCGCGGTCATCGTGCAGTCGTAGGTCTGCTTTTCCTTGGGGGCCAACGTTTCGAACGTCTTGGCGCAGGCCGGCGCGACCTCGTCGGTCACCGTCACCGCGGTGAGCGGGGCGTCGCCGGTGTTCTCGACGGTGATCGTGAACGTGACCGAGTCGCCCTCGCGGAACGGGCCGCCCTTGACGTCCTTCGTGATGGCCAGCCCCGGGTGCAGCACGGTGTAGGACGCGTCGTCGGTGGCCGTGACCTGGCGATCGGTCGGATCCGTTCCGGTCGCGGTCGCCGTGTTCGTAAAACTGTCGGTGCCCGCGGTTACGGTGCAGGAGTGGTGCTGTTCGGCACCGGGAAGGAGGGAGCCGATGGTCTGAGCGCACGACGGCGTCCGGCTGTCCACAACGGACACTTCGGTCAGCGGCACGTCGCCCGTGTTCTTCACGACGATCGTGAACGTCACTGTGTCGCCCTCACGAACCTGGGCGGGCGCGGCGTCCTTGGTGATGCTGATCGCCGGGTGGATCACGTCCACCGTGGCCTCGGCGGTCGACGTCACCGGTCGGTTCGTGCCGTCGGTTCCGTTGGCGGTGGCGGTATTGGTGAAGTCCGCTTCGCCGGCCACGAGCGTGCAGGTGTAGGTCTGCTTCGCCTGGGGCGCCAGCGTGCCGAGGCGCTGAGCGCACTCCGGGGCGAGCCGGTCGGCCACGAAGACGTCCCGCAGCGGGCTGTCGCCGGTGTTCGTCACGGTGAGCGTGAACGTCACGGTGTCGCCCGCGCGGACCACCTTCGGGTCGGCGTCCTTGGTGATCGCGATGCCGGGGTGGATCACGTCGACGGCGGCGTCGTCGGCCGCGGTCACGGCGGGGCCGACCGGCGGTGTGCCGGTGACCTGCGCGGTGTTCGTGAAGCCGGTCGTGCCCGCGACGGTGGTGCAGGTGTAGGTCTGCTTCGCCTGCGGCGCCAGGGTTCCGAGCGGCTTCGCGCACGGAGCGACCTTGTCGTCGGCCACGGCGACGTCGGTCAGCGGCACGTCGCCGGTGTTGGTCACGGTGATCGTCCAGGTCACGGTGTCGCCCTCGCGGACCTGCGCAGGAGCGGCGTCCTTGACGATCGCGATCGCCGGGTGGATCACGTCGACGACGGCGTCGTCGGTGACCTTCACCTCGCGGCCGAGCTGGTCCTTGCCCGTGGCGGTCGCGGTGTTCGTGAAGTCGCCGGCCGGTGCCGGGGCGGTGCAGGTGTAGGTCTGCTTCGCCTGCGGCGCCAGCGTGCCGAACGTCTTGGCGCACGCCGGGGTCCGGTCGTCGGTGACGGCGACGTCGGTCAGCGGCACGTCACCGGAGTTCGTGACGGTGATCGTGAACGTGATCTGGTCACCGGTGCGGACGGTCGCCGGTGAGGCGTCCTTCGTGATGGTCAGCGCCGGGCTGATCACCGTGACGGTGGCCGACGCGGTGTCGGTCACCGGCTGGCCGGAGCGGTCGGTGCCGGTGGCGGTGACCGTGTTCGTCGTGGTCTTCGACGGGTTCGCGGTGCAGGTGTAGATCTGCGACGCGCCCGCGTCGAGGCTGTCGATGGTGCGCGAGCACGACGTCGTCGTGTCGTCGGTGAGCTTCACCGGGGCGAGCGGGCTGTCGCCGGTGTTCTTCACGGTGATCGTCCACGTGACGGCCTCACCGGCGTGGATCACCGTCGGGCCGGCCGTCTTGGTGACGTCGATGGCCGGGGCGATCGTCGGCGCGGGCGCGTCGGCGGTGGCCGTGACCTGCTTGCCGAGGCCGTCGACCCCACTGGCGGTGGCGGTGTTGACGCCGTCGGCGACCGGTGCCTTCGTCGTGCAGGTGAGGGTGCGGGTCTCGCCGGGCTTCAGCACGCCCGCGAGCCGTTGCGCGCACGACGGCGTCTTCGGGTCGGTGACCTGCAGGGCGGTGAGGTTGGCGTCGCCGGTGTTGGTGACCTTGAGCGTGAAGGTCACGGTGTCGCCGGCGCGGTAGGCGGGCTTGTCGGCGATCTTCGTGATGCCGATGGCCGGGTGGATGACGCTCACCGAGGTGGTCGCCGTGCCGTCCAGCGGATCGCCGAGCGCGCTGGTGCCGGTGGCCTTCGCGGTGTTCGTGAAGTCCTTGTCCGGCGCGGTCGCGGTGCAGGTGTAGCTGACCGTCTGCCCGCCCTTGAGCGAGCCGATGTCCTTGCTGCACGCCGGGAACGCGTCGTCGGCGACCTTCACCCCGGACGCCGGGGCGCCGCTCGGGTTGGTCACGACGATGGTGAACGTGACCGGTTCGCCCGGGTGCACCTGGGCCGGTTCCGCGCGCTTGCTGATCTGGAGCTCGGGCACCGGCGTCGAGAAGGCGAGGTTCTGCGCCAGGTAGGAGTCGCCGGTGGTGGCGAAGCCGAGCTTGGCGCTGGTCGCGCCGGCCGGGATGGTGTCGACGTTGAACGACTTGGCGTCCACGCTGAAGTTGTTCTTCACCGCGGGATCGGCGGCGCCGTCGGCGTTCGAGATGAAGAAGTTCGACGTCCCGCCGGCCGACGGTTCGGCGGCCGGTTTGTCGTTGATCAGGAACTGGTCGCCCGAGATGCCCCAGTCGCCCTCGTAGGCGGTGACGCCGACGTGCGCGTCCGCGGCGGCGGCGCGGAACCCGGTGATCGTCGTGGTCGTGGGCTTGTCGGTGCTGTTCTGCCGGACGTGCCCGTCGTAGATGAACACCTCGCGCTTGTTCGGCGCGTAGTCGGCGTTGCGTTCCGGGTAGGCGTAGACCAGGGCGACCGACCAGCCGCCCATGCAGTTGAAGCCCTTCGGCGCCCAGACGTTGCCGACGGTCAGGTCCAGCGCGGACCCGGTCGGCGCGTCGGCGAACTGCTTGGTGACGTCGGCGTAGGCCGAGTAGTACTGGCCGCCGCTGAAGGTGTCGAGCGGGTCCTCGGTGTAGGCCGCGGGCGGGACGTCGACGGATTTCCCGGCGCCGACGGTGAGCCGGACGTCCTGTTTCGCGGGTGTTCCGGGCGGCACGATCGCGGCGGTGTTGTTGTTGCGCGACTGGCACATCTTCGTCGGCGACAAAACACCCGGCGACGTCGTGTAAGCGCCGGTGTTACCCGCCCAGTTGAGCCGCGCGAAGAGGATTTTCGCGCCCGGCGGAATGGTGACCGTCGCCTTGGCGGAATCGAACGTGCCGCGGTCGGCGTCGACGTCGGCCCACTGCATGAAGAAGTTGTCGTTGACGAGCGTGTCCCGCCGATCGGCGGTGTTCGCGCAGGTCGCGGGCGTGTTGCCGGTGCCGGTCGTCGGCGCGTTGTCCGCGTTCACCGGGCACCGCACCACACCGTTGCCCGCGTAGAGGAAATCGCCGTAGACGACGTCGTCGTAGTTCAGCTGGAACGGCTTGACCACCGCCGCCTCGGCGATCGGGGTGATGGCCGATGCCGTGAAAACCAGCGCCAGGATCACTAGGAGGTGGAGTGACTTCCTGGACAGCGACATGCGGGTACTCCCGGGGGCCGAGGCGACTTTTCGGAGCCTGGCACGCTCCCGTCTTTCCCGCCTTTTTTGACCCCGGTGATCACCCGCCCGGGGAATGCGTGAGCCGTGTCGTCGACTCGTGGGTGATGGCCGCGGCGGCCGCGACGAACCCGATCACCGTGCGGAGCTCGTCGTCGGAATAGCGCTCGCAGAGCTCGATGACCTTGGCCACCAGGTGGTCCCAGAGGTGCACACTGCGCTCGATCGCGCCCGGGTCGAGCGCGATGAGGACCTTGCGCCGGTCGTCCGGGTGCGGCTCGCGGGCGACGAACCCCTTGCGCTCGAGCCGGTCGATGAGCGCCGTCACCGACGCCGGCGCGAGCCCGGACAGCCGCGCCAGCTCCTTCGGCATCTGCGGGCCGAGCCGGGCGAGGTAGTCCAGCACCTTGCTCTCGACCGGCGACAGCCCCCGCGTCTCGGCGATCGCGGTGTGGAACATGACCGTCTCCGTCGAGAGTTCCCGCGCCCCGAGCAGGACCTCTTCGACCAGCTTCGCTCGCTCGCTTGACACGGCGACAAGCGTAGCCCACTCTTTAGTTCGACAGAACGAATTAGTTTCTAAGAGTTTCGAGAGGACGAAGGACATGACACGGGCGCTGATCATCGGGGGCGGGATCGCGGGGACGATCACGGCCATCGCACTGCACGAAGCCGGCCACGAGCCGCTGCTGTTCGAGGCCTACGACCGCGGCGCCGAGGGCGTCGGCGCGTTCCTGACGCTGGCGGTCAACGGCCTGGACGCGCTGCTGCCGCTCGGCCTGAAGGACGTCGTCAAGAGCACGGGCTTCGACTCGCCGCGGATGTCGATCGGCCTGGGCGACGGCACGCGGCTGGCCGAGTTCCCGCTCGGCGGCACGCTGCCGGACGGCACCGTGAGCCAGACGGTGCTGCGTTCGGACCTGTACGTCGCCCTGCGCGACGAAGCCGCGCGGCGCGGGATCCACGCCGAGTACGGCAAGCGCCTGATCGGCGCGAACCAGACGTCTTCGCAGGTCAGGGCCGAGTTCTCGGACGGCTCGCACGCCGAGGGCGACCTGCTGATCGGCGCCGACGGCCTGCGCTCGCGCGTCCGGACGATCATCGACCCGGACGCGCCATCGCCGCGGTACGTGCCGCTGCTCAACACCGGCGGCTTCGCCGAAGGCCTGACGCTGCCGGACGAGCCGGGCGTGCTGAACATGGTCTTCGGCCGGCGCCTGTTCTTCTGCCACGTCGTCAGCCCGGACGGGCGCGTCTGGTGGTTCGCGAACCCGGCCCGCAAGACCGAGCCGACCGGCTCGGAACTGGCCGCGCTCGCCGGCGAGAAACTGCGCGCCGAGCTGCTGGACCTGGTGTCGCGCGACCGGACGCCGGCCGCCGAGATCATCCGCGCGACCCGCGACGTCTACCCGGCCTGGCCGACGTTCGACTTCCCGACGGTCCCGGTCTGGCACCGCGGCCGCATGGTGATCATCGGCGACGCGGCCCACGCGACGTCACCGGCGGCGGGCCAGGGCGCG
This genomic window contains:
- a CDS encoding MarR family winged helix-turn-helix transcriptional regulator — translated: MSSERAKLVEEVLLGARELSTETVMFHTAIAETRGLSPVESKVLDYLARLGPQMPKELARLSGLAPASVTALIDRLERKGFVAREPHPDDRRKVLIALDPGAIERSVHLWDHLVAKVIELCERYSDDELRTVIGFVAAAAAITHESTTRLTHSPGG
- a CDS encoding NAD(P)/FAD-dependent oxidoreductase, which encodes MTRALIIGGGIAGTITAIALHEAGHEPLLFEAYDRGAEGVGAFLTLAVNGLDALLPLGLKDVVKSTGFDSPRMSIGLGDGTRLAEFPLGGTLPDGTVSQTVLRSDLYVALRDEAARRGIHAEYGKRLIGANQTSSQVRAEFSDGSHAEGDLLIGADGLRSRVRTIIDPDAPSPRYVPLLNTGGFAEGLTLPDEPGVLNMVFGRRLFFCHVVSPDGRVWWFANPARKTEPTGSELAALAGEKLRAELLDLVSRDRTPAAEIIRATRDVYPAWPTFDFPTVPVWHRGRMVIIGDAAHATSPAAGQGASMAIEDAVTLGKCLRDVPDVAQALTTYEGLRRERVEAVVARGKRNGDDKVIGPVGRVIRDFFIKRAFAKPQGEDPNAFMWNHHIDWNEKVGV